Genomic DNA from Corynebacterium kroppenstedtii:
CGAGGTCGTCGGCAAACAACAGTGGCTGGGACGAATCGTGAACACGGGGCTCCCGACTCAACGAATCCAAACCCGCGTGTAATACAGAGACAACGAGCAGCGGGTTCGTGCCGGGCGACCGGGGCGACAACGGCGGAAGCGCAGATGAAGCAGAAGACATATCCGTATTGTATGACGCCCCTGTGACATAACTGCGGCGAAACGTTTCATGATAACCACCACATTCCCGACTACACTGACACTCGTGGCCACCCGCGAAACTTCGAACACCAGCCAGACCCCCGGAGAAGCCCCCACTCCCCCGACGTATCAGAGCCCACTTCTCGACGCCATCGACGGAGCCGCCGACGCACCAGAGGGTCACCAACAACACGGTGTGGCCTGGCATTATGGAAACCCTCTTGGTGAACAACGCACATTTGAGAGATCCGCAGGGGTCGTCGACAGATCCCATCAACGGGTGCTCCAGATCAGTGGAGCAGACACATTATCGTGGCTGAACTCGCTGATCAGCCAAAAAATTGATGCGCTGGCTCCCGGCTCGACCACTCATGGGTTGATCTTGGACGCTAAGGGACACATCGAACACGCGTTCACTATCGTGCGACCTAAGGAATCTTCGCCCACTGGTTCCAACGAGCCCAGTGTCTACGTGATCTCCGAACCAGACACTTTCGACGCTCTTCAGACGTATCTGACCCAAATGGTCTTTTGGTCCGCAGTGAGCGTCCACGAAGCAGACCTTGCCCTCATTACCGTCATCGGTCCCGACACGTCGACAGTTATGGCCCAAGTCTTAGAAGGCCATCACGCTCCGAGCACGCCGGCGACCGCTACCCCGCCCGATACCCTTCCCAAAGGAACAATTACATTCACCGATCCCCTCGTCGGCACGGAAGATTCTGTCCATCTCTTGGTACCCAGACCTTCGCTGACCGACGCGTTCACGGCGCTCATCAATGCGGGGGCGAAAGCCACCGGGCTCATGGCCTACGAAGCAGAGCGCGTCAAAGCAGTCATTCCGGAGGTACACGCTGACCTCGACGATCGCACGGTGCCACATGAAATAGAAGCCTTTATCGGAACCCCCGCCAACGCGCCGACCCAACGGGCAACCGTCGACGACGGGTCCACGACCTCCTATGTTCACCTGAACAAAGGGTGCTATCGCGGGCAAGAGACGGTGTCGCGGATACAAAACCTCGGGCGACCGCCGCGGCTCCTGGTCAAACTCCAAGTCGACGGTTACTCAGCCCGCCGATCCGAACCAGGTGAGGCAATTACCTCTGGGAAACGAAAGGTCGGCCGAATCGGAACCGTCGTTGACGACTGCGACGAAGGGCCTATCGCCCTGGGGCTTGTCAAGCGGAGCATCGTCGAAAAGGTAATCGCTGGTGACGCAACCGGTGGGCCACAGTCTCCATCATCCACACCACCAACCCCTCTGGAGGTCGATGGCACCGCGCTCGCCATCGATCCCGACACCACTCACCTGGACGAAGCCCCCAAAGCAGGACGACAAGCCGTCGACAAGTTGCGCGGGAAAACGCCCTAACCTAGAAGCCCCTGAATTAACCACCCCACGCGCGCCGCTACACCAGACTCGCAGCGCCCCATGCCTTCACACTCCGGGCACCTACCCCGAATTTCTAGCCAATAAGGGCCCTGTGCGCTGCAATAACAGCGCAATTCGGCGACATCGCGTCCCCCTATGCAGAATTTTTCGTTCAGAACCGGTAGGGTATGGACAGGAAGAAACTATGAACTCGTCATGGGCCGGCGCAGGATTACCGCACCGGCCCGCTAACCCAAGGGGGTCAGACCATGGGTCGCGGCCGCGCCAAGGCAAAGCAAGCCAAGGTAGCACGTCAGTTGAAGTACAACTCACCTGAGATGGACCTCGAGCGCCTCCAGCGTGAACTGACCGGACAACGGGAAGAAGAAGACTCCCACGACAAGTGGGATCGTTGGGCAGAAGACGAGCCCGACGAAGACGACTGGCGCTAACTACTACTGGGGGCGTCTTTCCTGGACACGTCCAGCACACCTCACCCCCAGAACAACCCGACGAAAACCTAGGCCAGCGCGGCACAGCTGAGCTGGCCATTTTCGTATGCCCAGATGATCGGGCACACTTTCCGCGTTTTACCCCGACCTACGCCTGCGGGTGATCCCCGACCAGAACCGCGCGGTCCTGCTCACCATCGCCCGCAACACGCACCCGGCCTAAGGTCCAACAGTCCACATGGCGAGCGGTCAACAGCGCCTGAGCACGATCGGCCTCATCCGCGCTCACCACGGCGACCATACCGACACCCATGTTGAACGTCTTCTCCATTTCTGCGTCCGACACAGAGCCCAACTCCGCGATCAACCGGAAAATCGGATTCGGCGTCCACGACGCCCGATCCATCTCCGCGACCAGCCCGTCCGGAATCACACGCGCCATATTGCCCGCGAGTCCGCCACCGGTCACATGGCACAACGTGTGTGTCTCGCACTCCTGAATAAGCTCTACACAATCCAACGCATAGATCCGCGTCGGCTCTAGAAGCTCCTCGCCCAATGGCCGGTCAAGCTCTTCGACAACCCCATCAAGCGGTAGGCCGGCGTCCTCCAGCAGAATCCTTCTGGCCAGCGAATATCCATTCGAGTGAAGCCCCGACGATGCCATTCCAATAATGACATCACCATCCCGGACCTTATCGGGCCCCAACACATCCGCCGCCTCCACGACGCCCACACCGGTCGCGGAAATGTCGTACTCACCAGGCTCCATCACACCGGGATGCTCGGCGGTCTCACCACCCAGCAACGCGCACCCCGCCATCTGACAGCCCTGAGCAATACCGCCGACGATCTGCGCCACGTGCTCCGGAATCACCTTGCCGATGGCGATATAATCCTGCAAAAACAGAGGCTCCGCACCGCACACTACAAGATCATCGACGACCATCGCCACCAGATCCTGGCCAATCGTGTCATGCTTATCCATCGCCTGGGCCACAGCGAGCTTCGTACCCACACCGTCCGATGAGGCAGCCAACAGAGGCTCCTTATATTTGCCCAACGCAAAAAGCCCGGCAAAACCACCTAGGCCACCACGAACCTCTGGCCTAGTCGCCTTCTTGGCTAATGGTGCAAATAGCTCAACAGCCCTGTCCCCTGCCTCGATATCCACACCCGCCTGGGCATACGATGTGCCCTCGGAAGGAGCCGCCGATGTATCGTCGCCACTCTCCGTGTTGTCTACCTCATGAGCATTCATATTGTGTATATCGCTTCCTCGCTAAATAAATGTCGGTCTCACTAAAATTAATATAACCTTGGGCAATTAATCACGATTATCGTCACGACAACGCGATCAACATGAAACTAAGCGTGTCACACACGTACACGGAGGGTTTCGACTGCCAGCACCACCGCTACCGTCACCGCCTAGCCCACCGCCGCTTGGCCAGAGCCCATCGCCCGCTCAGAGTCCGCCCGGCGCGGTGTGTTCTTGCAGGTCACGCACCGCACCCGCCTTGCGGCCAATATCGGGTAACCCGAGTGGGTAATGGCCATCGAAGCAGGCGCAACACAGTTCCGATCTCTGCTGGCGTGACGCGGCCACCATGTTTTCCACCGACACGTAGGCCAGGGAATCCGCGCCGATCGAGGCACGCACTCCCTCCACGACATCGTCTGGATCAAAGTCATTAGCCACCAGTTCGTCTGGGGAAGCAAAGTCGATCCCATAAAAACATGGCCACTTTACCGGCGGAGAAGCAATGCGAACATGAATCTCGGCCGCTCCAGCGTCGCGAAGCATCTTCACCAAGGCGCGCTGGGTATTGCCTCGCACGATGGAATCGTCGACAACGATCAGCCTTTTCCCACGGATAACTTCGCGTAACGGGTTGAGCTTCAGGCGGATACCCAACTGACGGATGGTCTGCGAGGGCTCAATAAACGTGCGGCCCACATAGGCGTTTTTCGTCAGCCCCTCTCCGAAAGGAATGCCCGAACCTTGCGCATAACCAACGGCCGCCGGTGTCCCCGATGAAGGCACGGGGATCACCAAATCGCCCTCCACCGGAGCTTCCTCGGCGAGACGCCGGCCAATTTCCACGCGCGTCGCATTGACTGCGCGGCCGCGGATCGTCGAATCCGGGCGGGCCAAATACACATACTCGAACACGCACCCGCGGTGCTGCGCGCGGGCGAAATGGTGCGAATGCACGCCGTCGTCGTCGATAATAAGAAATTCTCCCGGCTCGACCTCTCGGACGAAGCGAGCACCGACGATATCCAGGGCACAAGTTTCCGACGCCACAACCCAGCCGCGTTCCAGGCGACCCAGGCAGAGGGGGCGCACACCGTGGGGATCGCGAGCGGCGTAGAGCTTTTCGCCATCGGTGAATGTCAGACAGAAGGCGCCACGAAGACGGGGAAGAAGCTCCTGAGCCGACTGGACCAACGAGGTGTCCTCATCGTGGTAGTACGCGAGCAACGCGCACATGACGTCGGAGTCGGTCGGGTCCGACGCGGGGTCAATCAAGCCATATGCTGCCGCTTCCCGGCGCAACTCGCCCTGATTGATGAGGTTTCCGTTATGTCCGAGGGCGACGTCGCCACCGCTGCGCGCCGTGCGGAACATGGGTTGGGCATGCTCCCAACGGACACCGCCAGCCGTGGAATATCGCGTGTGGCCGATGGCCACATGGCCTCTGAGGGCCGACAAGGTGGGCTCATCGAAAACTTGCGATACCAAGCCGAGATCTTTGAAGACCAGAATTTGCTGCCCATCTCCGACACCGATCCCCGCTGCTTCTTGTCCCCGGTGTTGCAGAGCGTACAAACCGTAGTAGGTGAGCTTTGCCGTCTCCTCCCCTGGCGCGTAGACCCCGAAAACGCCACATTCTTCGCGCGGCTCGGTTTCACCGCGATCATCGAGGTTGATTGGTGCGAATCCCCCACTAGGTACACCGGAATCGGCCCCCCAGGGCCTGGTCGTGAACGGCTCGCTCGAGGTGGGGGCATCGGCCTCTACACACCACGGATCTACACAATCAGTGCGCGACACGACTCCCACTGTAATAACAATTGCTGGTTTTCCCAACTAAATCCCAACTCAATCGCCACGATGCGGAGTGCAAAGGCGCGTGGGGCCGCGAGATTGCGCGATACGGATGGAGAAACGGAGTTGCATGGAGCGTAACCGCGGGAAAGTTCCGCCGGCAACAGGCTTTATCCGACCACTACCGGACCTGAGGCAACCAGCGCGACACCTCCGCCGCACGAGAACCTGAGAATTCCACCTCGGAACTGCAACTCTCCCACTCCACAATCCCCAGTGCGAGCTGAATCCACGTGAGGCCGTCGGTTTCCACCACATTGGGCGGAGTTCCCCTAGTATGCCGTGGCCCCTCGATGCACTGCACAGCCGCAAATGGAGGAACACGAACTTCCACGCTATGGCCCGGCGCGTCAGCCTCTAACGCTTTTAGGCTCGCGCGGACCGCTCGGGCAATCACACTCCGAGGAGGGCGTTCTACGTTCTGCGGATCCGTCGCCCAGGGCCTTACCTGTTCCAGGTCCGCCACTAGTTGCTGCGCATCAATTCTCTTAGTCACGCACTAACTGTACTGCCAACCCTTACAATGCAAGAGTTACGTAGTTCACTGCCCGATTGTTCGCTGCCCGTTTTTGCGGGATACACATAAACATCGAAGCATCGACGAAGGAAACCATGACAACTAAGGACACACAACACACCACTGACACCGAAGAACGTGGAAAGACTGCCGAGAAGCCCCACGCGACTGGCCGACGCAACAATAGCGTCACACTGCGGTTCCTTGCAGCCCCCAACGACATCCTGCTCGCGGGTGCGATGGGCGTCCACGGTGGGCGCGTTCTCGAGTGGATCGACAAAGCTGCCTACGCGTGCGCTGTCGGGTGGTCCGGAGCCTACTGCGTCACGGCATACGTCGGGCACATCCACTTCACCCGCCCGATACCATCCGGGCATCTCGTCGAGGTGAAATCCACCATCGCCTACACAGGGCGATCGTCGATGCACATTGTCAACGAAGTCTATTCCGCCGACCCGCGTGACGGATCGTTTAGCCGCGCCTGCGACTGCCTGGTCATCTTCGTCGCTTTGGACGAGCACGGAAAATCCATACCCGTCCCCACCTGGACACCCACCACAGAGGAAGAGATCCGAGTTCGGGACGCCGCCCTCTCCCGCGTTGATCTCCGCAAAGCTATCGAAGAGGAGATGCTGAAACAAACATATACCGACAATTCGACGGCCCCTGAGCTGGTCACCCGCTTTATGGCTAAACCACAAGATGTCAACTGGGGTGGCAAAGTCCACGGCGGCACCGCCATGGCATGGATCGACGAAGCAGCCACCGCCTGCACAATGGAATTCGCTGGGCATCGCACTGTCGCGGTCTATGCGGGAGGAATCCGGTTCTATCGGCCGATCCAGATCGGAGACCTTATTGAAGCCGACGCCCGAATCATCCGCACCGATACGCGTTCCATGCAAACTAGTGTTCACGTTTATGCTGGCGACCCGCGGGAAGGCCGCAGCGGGATGAAACTAGCGATCCACGCCTCAGCCGCCTATATGGGAATCGATGAGGACGGTAACCCACTGACTGCACGCCACTTCACTCCCACCACGGAAGAAGATAAGCGCCTGGCCGAACACGCAGAAACACTCCGTAATCTGCGCGCCGAGTACTCCCCCCACCCGCTTGTGCCGCACAATCCGATATCGCGACGGATTCAATAACGCGTTCAATAACACCCGAGGAAGAAATTCGGGGCTGTGACGGCGTCGATTCCCTAAAACCAGGGCAACCCCGGGACGCCGGCAGGGGCGCCTGAAGCGGCCCCCAGAGTGCCCATCTCAAATGCCTGCAATCACTGAGCTTTATGAGCTCTTCTCTTGAGTGAGGTCATAAACGGTCACACCGTCGATGGAAGTAGCAGTGAAGTGTTCCTTCACCCACGACGTGATCTCACTGTTCCCACCAGGTGCACCGCCCTGACCGGAATCAGCAATGAAGAAGTGAATCTTTTTCTCCGATACCAATTTCTTAAACTGATCCAACGTAGGAGCATCATCACTACCGCTGAAACCACCGATAGGCATAACATCCGTATCAGTAGCCAACTGGTAGCTGGCTGCACCTTGCGAACCAATCGTCGCCGCGGACCACTTATACTTACCGGAATCTTCTTTCAGCTTGTTTTTCAGAGTCTCACTGACAGTCATCTGACCCGGACCACCCGGCGACGACGCTCCACCCTGCTTACCAGCTGAAGCCGACGACCCACCTGATCCATTCGGCGAACCTGATCCATTCGGCGAAGCGCCCGGCATACTGTTACTTGACTTATCCGTCGTCGTGCCAGCACCGCCAGGCCCCCCAGGCATGCCCTGACCATTGCCACCGTTCGGTGGAGTTCCGCCGCCATTCGGAGCAGCACCGCCACGGCCACCGTTCTGACCATTACTGGGCGCCTGGCCAGGCGAGGAAGCACCATCTTGGCCGTTGGCACCAGATTGTCCATCGGAACCTTGTCCATCGGAACCTTGTCCGTCGGCGCCACCTTGGCCGCCGAGACCGCCACCACCTGGGCCTCCCATGCCGGAATCAGATTTCGGCCCAGCTGCGACGACCGAACCGGTATTTGCGTGAGCGATGGTGTACGCACTGTACGCACTCGGCCCCGCAAGCATCGCGGCTGCGACAATACCGACGACGCCCACTCGGAACGACAAAGCACGTGTGGAAAGCGTCGAAGACGCGGATCCATCAGCGTGCCGACGAGCTCCTGCCGTGGACACCCACGGCAAAGCGAACCATCCCGCTGCACCGATGACCGTGGCGACGAGAATAGCCCACGGTAACCACGTCGGGAATGAATCGGACGCACGACGAAGGACACCGAATCCCGTCACACCGGACGCGAGGATAGCGACGGCGCTCACAGCACGAACCCACAGGCGATCACGGTGCTGCCATGCATCGGCAGCGCCCATGCCGACCAGTCCAGCCATCGGAGGAACCATAGCCACGGTGTAGTACTGGTGCATCGTGCCCTCCATGAAGCTGAACGTCCCGGCACACATGAGCAGCCAGACGCCGAGCCCGATGTACAGGCCACGCTTCGTATTTTTTAGCGGTGCTCGCCCGCACAGGACTATCCCCATCACGAGGGCGATCAGCGCTGCAACGAATAGCCACGTAGCTTGGCCACCTAACTGTTGGTTAAACAGGCGGAGGATGCTCGGTTCACCAGAGAACGTCGGGCCACCGTGGCCACCACCTCCCGGGGATCCGCCTTGCGGCATGTTTGCCATCTGCCCCGAGTTCCCAGCCTGTGCCATGCCGTTACTGGCAGCAGAGGCTGCGCCCTGAACAGCGTCGGAACCAGAACTGACCCCTTGGCCGGCGCCATCGGGACTACCACCTGCGCCACCGCCGGGGGCACTGCCGTTGCCGCTGAGCCGGCTGAATCCGTTATATCCGAGGGTCAATTCCCAAATAGAGTTATTGGTCGAGCCACCGATATAGGGCCGTGACGATGATGGCCACACAGCCACTGCCACGATGTACCAGCCAGCGGAGACGACCATGGCGGCCACGGTGGCAAGGCTTTGCCCCAGCTTGACCTTCCAGGAACGCGGGGAAACCACCGCTAAGAGGACGACGAGCGCAGGAATGATCAACAAAACTTCGCCCTGCTTAGCCAAGAAGCCGAGACCGACGAAGACGCCGGTTAACACAGCCCAGCGCCATTTACCGCTCTCCACGCAGCGCATGGCCGCCCAAACAGAACATGTCATGAGGAGGACGAGCATCGCGTCGGGGTTATTGAAGCGGAACATCAGCACCGCGACTGGGGTGGTGGCCAGCACGATCCCCGACACAAAGCCCGCTGTCGACCCGGCATAGCGACGGACCGTAGCCCACAGGACGGCAACGGAACCCACACCAAGAAGGGCGTATGGCACCAGGACGGACCAAGAATTTAACCCAAAAATCTTGATGGCTAATGCCGAAGGCCACAAAGATAGTGGAGTTTTATCCACGGTAATTGTGTTACCCCAGTCCGATGAACCGAAAAGAAATGCGGTCCAATTCTTCGACCCAGCTTGGCTAGCAGCAGCATAAAAGTCATTGCCATAGCTGTTGTTATCCAGTTCCCACACGAAAAGAAATGCTGAGCCTATTACTAAGGCTATGAATCCAGCCAACTCTTTTCCGCGCGGGAAGCCCTGAACCTCGGAACAAATCCCCGACTTTTTGTTTCTATCTTGTGTTTTCGGACCCTGCGGAACGTTGGCGTGATGCTGTCTGTGATTTTTTGTCTCACTATGACTGCCACCAGCTCCTTTCACCATACTCATCGTCATTTCATTCTCCTCATTCTCACCACATCATTTCCACACCATCTGCACACTTCATCATGTTTCATGTGAATTTCCTTATTCTTTAATCCAGCGGGTCATTACACGGTCTTTTCGTGAACCCAACAACTTCCTAGGAATCCGATTGAACGCACCCTGCAATGGATATTTTCCTGTCGTATATGTCTGCCATTTTGCTTCCGTTAACACGTGGTTTACCTTCCGCTGCCGATGCGACGTCGGTGTCGGAATGAATAGAAGTACGCACGTAAAGCAACAAAACGGATGACTGTGGCGACGACGTTGGCCACTGTCAAGACGATCAACTCTGTCGTTGCCGAGGCATCAGGATTCACCCACGACAAGCCCACGAGGGATAACGACGTGACCAACCAACACACAACAAAAATAAACAAACCGCTCAGCTGATCTTTGGCCACGTTTTTTCGGCCAGATATGCCAAAGGTGAATGCCCTATTGGCAGCAGTATTTAGAACTGCAGTGATCAGAAGGCAAAGAAAATTGTTTACTTGTGCAGGCAAAAACGCCGAGAAAGCCAAGTAGA
This window encodes:
- a CDS encoding YgfZ/GcvT domain-containing protein; amino-acid sequence: MATRETSNTSQTPGEAPTPPTYQSPLLDAIDGAADAPEGHQQHGVAWHYGNPLGEQRTFERSAGVVDRSHQRVLQISGADTLSWLNSLISQKIDALAPGSTTHGLILDAKGHIEHAFTIVRPKESSPTGSNEPSVYVISEPDTFDALQTYLTQMVFWSAVSVHEADLALITVIGPDTSTVMAQVLEGHHAPSTPATATPPDTLPKGTITFTDPLVGTEDSVHLLVPRPSLTDAFTALINAGAKATGLMAYEAERVKAVIPEVHADLDDRTVPHEIEAFIGTPANAPTQRATVDDGSTTSYVHLNKGCYRGQETVSRIQNLGRPPRLLVKLQVDGYSARRSEPGEAITSGKRKVGRIGTVVDDCDEGPIALGLVKRSIVEKVIAGDATGGPQSPSSTPPTPLEVDGTALAIDPDTTHLDEAPKAGRQAVDKLRGKTP
- the purF gene encoding amidophosphoribosyltransferase produces the protein MNLDDRGETEPREECGVFGVYAPGEETAKLTYYGLYALQHRGQEAAGIGVGDGQQILVFKDLGLVSQVFDEPTLSALRGHVAIGHTRYSTAGGVRWEHAQPMFRTARSGGDVALGHNGNLINQGELRREAAAYGLIDPASDPTDSDVMCALLAYYHDEDTSLVQSAQELLPRLRGAFCLTFTDGEKLYAARDPHGVRPLCLGRLERGWVVASETCALDIVGARFVREVEPGEFLIIDDDGVHSHHFARAQHRGCVFEYVYLARPDSTIRGRAVNATRVEIGRRLAEEAPVEGDLVIPVPSSGTPAAVGYAQGSGIPFGEGLTKNAYVGRTFIEPSQTIRQLGIRLKLNPLREVIRGKRLIVVDDSIVRGNTQRALVKMLRDAGAAEIHVRIASPPVKWPCFYGIDFASPDELVANDFDPDDVVEGVRASIGADSLAYVSVENMVAASRQQRSELCCACFDGHYPLGLPDIGRKAGAVRDLQEHTAPGGL
- a CDS encoding ArnT family glycosyltransferase — translated: MSMVKGAGGSHSETKNHRQHHANVPQGPKTQDRNKKSGICSEVQGFPRGKELAGFIALVIGSAFLFVWELDNNSYGNDFYAAASQAGSKNWTAFLFGSSDWGNTITVDKTPLSLWPSALAIKIFGLNSWSVLVPYALLGVGSVAVLWATVRRYAGSTAGFVSGIVLATTPVAVLMFRFNNPDAMLVLLMTCSVWAAMRCVESGKWRWAVLTGVFVGLGFLAKQGEVLLIIPALVVLLAVVSPRSWKVKLGQSLATVAAMVVSAGWYIVAVAVWPSSSRPYIGGSTNNSIWELTLGYNGFSRLSGNGSAPGGGAGGSPDGAGQGVSSGSDAVQGAASAASNGMAQAGNSGQMANMPQGGSPGGGGHGGPTFSGEPSILRLFNQQLGGQATWLFVAALIALVMGIVLCGRAPLKNTKRGLYIGLGVWLLMCAGTFSFMEGTMHQYYTVAMVPPMAGLVGMGAADAWQHRDRLWVRAVSAVAILASGVTGFGVLRRASDSFPTWLPWAILVATVIGAAGWFALPWVSTAGARRHADGSASSTLSTRALSFRVGVVGIVAAAMLAGPSAYSAYTIAHANTGSVVAAGPKSDSGMGGPGGGGLGGQGGADGQGSDGQGSDGQSGANGQDGASSPGQAPSNGQNGGRGGAAPNGGGTPPNGGNGQGMPGGPGGAGTTTDKSSNSMPGASPNGSGSPNGSGGSSASAGKQGGASSPGGPGQMTVSETLKNKLKEDSGKYKWSAATIGSQGAASYQLATDTDVMPIGGFSGSDDAPTLDQFKKLVSEKKIHFFIADSGQGGAPGGNSEITSWVKEHFTATSIDGVTVYDLTQEKSS
- the purM gene encoding phosphoribosylformylglycinamidine cyclo-ligase — translated: MNAHEVDNTESGDDTSAAPSEGTSYAQAGVDIEAGDRAVELFAPLAKKATRPEVRGGLGGFAGLFALGKYKEPLLAASSDGVGTKLAVAQAMDKHDTIGQDLVAMVVDDLVVCGAEPLFLQDYIAIGKVIPEHVAQIVGGIAQGCQMAGCALLGGETAEHPGVMEPGEYDISATGVGVVEAADVLGPDKVRDGDVIIGMASSGLHSNGYSLARRILLEDAGLPLDGVVEELDRPLGEELLEPTRIYALDCVELIQECETHTLCHVTGGGLAGNMARVIPDGLVAEMDRASWTPNPIFRLIAELGSVSDAEMEKTFNMGVGMVAVVSADEADRAQALLTARHVDCWTLGRVRVAGDGEQDRAVLVGDHPQA
- a CDS encoding DUF3073 domain-containing protein; this translates as MGRGRAKAKQAKVARQLKYNSPEMDLERLQRELTGQREEEDSHDKWDRWAEDEPDEDDWR
- a CDS encoding acyl-CoA thioesterase, whose translation is MTTKDTQHTTDTEERGKTAEKPHATGRRNNSVTLRFLAAPNDILLAGAMGVHGGRVLEWIDKAAYACAVGWSGAYCVTAYVGHIHFTRPIPSGHLVEVKSTIAYTGRSSMHIVNEVYSADPRDGSFSRACDCLVIFVALDEHGKSIPVPTWTPTTEEEIRVRDAALSRVDLRKAIEEEMLKQTYTDNSTAPELVTRFMAKPQDVNWGGKVHGGTAMAWIDEAATACTMEFAGHRTVAVYAGGIRFYRPIQIGDLIEADARIIRTDTRSMQTSVHVYAGDPREGRSGMKLAIHASAAYMGIDEDGNPLTARHFTPTTEEDKRLAEHAETLRNLRAEYSPHPLVPHNPISRRIQ
- a CDS encoding sterol carrier family protein; its protein translation is MTKRIDAQQLVADLEQVRPWATDPQNVERPPRSVIARAVRASLKALEADAPGHSVEVRVPPFAAVQCIEGPRHTRGTPPNVVETDGLTWIQLALGIVEWESCSSEVEFSGSRAAEVSRWLPQVR